One Vicinamibacterales bacterium genomic window, GCCTGCGGGCGTCAGCGCGGCGGGCCCTGGTGCGGCTGGGCGTCGAGGTGCGCGAAGGCACCGCCGTGACGCAGGTGGAGGACGGCGCCGTCACCATGGGCAGCGCGCGCATCGCCGCGCACACCATTCTGTGGGCCGCCGGCGTGGCGGCGGCCTCGATCGGCCGCGACCTCGGTCCTTCCCTCGACCGCGCCGGACGCGTGAACGTCGAGCCGGACCTGTCGGCGCCCGGCCACCCGGGCGTGTTCGTGGCGGGCGACCTCGCAAGCTTTTCTCATCAAACGGGCAAGCCGTTGCCCGGGGTGGCGCAGGTGGCGATGCAGCAGGGCACGCAGGCGGCGCGCAACATCGCCCGTCTCATTCGCGGCGAAGCGACGCGCCCGTTCCGGTATTTCGATCCCGGCAATATGGCCACCATCGGCCGCGCTAACGCGATTGCCGACTTCGGGTTCCTGCGGGCTTCCGGGTTCATGGGCTGGATGATGTGGCTGTTCGTGCACATCATGTTCCTGATTGGCTTCCGCAACCGGCTCTCGGTGCTGCTGCAGTGGGCCACGGCCTACCTCACCTACCAGCGAAGCGTCCGGCTGATCACGCGTAATGACGGCTCGTAGTGCTATTCTCCTTCCCTCGGAGACCAACAGAGCCGTGCACCCCGGACGAGCCGTCGGACCCTACCAGATCGTCCGCCAGCTAGGGGCTGGCGGCATGGGTGTCGTCTGGCTGGCCGAAGACACCCGCCTGCAGCGCAAGGTCGCCCTGAAGACCGTCAAGGGCGCCGACGCGGAGACCGCCGAAGGCCGCCAGCGCCTCATGCGCGAGGCCCGCGCCGCGGCCGCCCTCAATCATCCCCATATCGCCACCGTGCACGACGTCCTCGACGTCGATGGCCAGGTCGTGGTCGTGTTCGAGTACGTCGAGGGCGATACGCTGGCCGCCCGCCTGCAGCGCGGGCCGATGACCGTGGCCGAGGCGATTGAAGTGACCTGGCAACTTGCCGACGCGCTCGCGGCCGCGCATGCCCAAGGCATCATCCATCGCGACCTGAAGCCGTCGAACGTCGTGCTGGGCCCCGACGGCCGCGCCAAGGTGCTGGACTTCGGCATCGCGCGGCTGGTACCGGCCGGCGCCGACATGTCCCAAAACGTCCCGGGCACCATCGGCGGCGGTCTGGTCGGCACTCCGGGGTACGCCGCCCCCGAGCAGTACCTGTCGCGCAATGTGGACGGGCGCGCCGACCTGTACGCGCTCGGCGTGATGCTGTTCGAGATGATCGCCGGCCACCGGCCGTTTCCCGGCAACGACGCGATCCAGCTCGTCACCGCGGTGCTGCGCGATGACGCGCCGACGCTGGCGACCAGCAACGGGCTGTGGGTGCCGCCGGAACTCGCCGACCTGGTGCAGCGCCTGCTCGAGCGCGAGCCGGCGCGCCGCCCGGCGAATGGCGAAGAACTGCTGGTCGAGTTGAGCCCGCTGCGCGACACGGAACTGTCGCCGCTGGCGCGGCGCACGGTGCTGCTGCGGCAGCGGGTGCCGGCCAGCACGCTGGTGGTGGCCGCCCTCACGCTGGCGGTGGTCGCCGCGGTGGTGATTCGCCAGCAGTGGAACACGCGGCCCCTCGGGCCCGACGCGCCCGTGGTCGCGGTGCTGCCGCTGACCAACTCGAGCGGCGACGCGTCCAACGACTACCTGGGCGCCGGCCTGGCCGAGAGCCTGATCACGAGCCTGGCCTCGGTGCCGAAGGTCACCGTGCTCTCACGCTCGGCGGTGGAGGAGAGCCGTCAGCAGAATCCGGATCGCGCCAGCTTCGTGCGCTCGCTCGACGCCAGCTACCTGGTCACCGGATCGGTGCAGGCGGTGGCCGAGCGCCTGCGCGTGACGCTGAACCTCGAGCGCCCGGATGCGTCGGTGGCGTGGGGGCACACCGTTGAGGGCCCGATGAGCGACCTGTTTGCGTTGCAGTCGCAGTTGGCCACCGCGTTGAGCGATGCGATTGCCGATCAGCGGCCCTCGGCACCGCGCACCGCGCCGGCGGCGCTGGCGACCGCCAGCGAGCCGGCGCAGATCGCCTACTGGAAGGGCAGGGCGCACCTCGACCGGCGAGACCTGACCGGCAGCACCCAGGCGGCGATCAAGGAACTGAGCGATGCGGTGGCCGCCGACCCGAAGTTCGCCCTCGCCCATGCCGGCCTCGGCGAGGCCCAATGGGCGATGTACGCGCAGACCAACGACAGGCCATGGGCGGAGAAGGCGATCGCCTCAACCAGGACCGCGATTCAGCTGGAGCCCGACCGTCCCAGCGTGCGATACATCGCGGCCCTGACCCTGTTCCGCGGCGGACGGTTCGAGGAGGCGAACACGGAACTCGAGCGCGCCCTCCAACTGCAGCCGACCTACGAGGACGCCATCCGCCTGCACGGCACCGTGTC contains:
- a CDS encoding protein kinase, with protein sequence MTARSAILLPSETNRAVHPGRAVGPYQIVRQLGAGGMGVVWLAEDTRLQRKVALKTVKGADAETAEGRQRLMREARAAAALNHPHIATVHDVLDVDGQVVVVFEYVEGDTLAARLQRGPMTVAEAIEVTWQLADALAAAHAQGIIHRDLKPSNVVLGPDGRAKVLDFGIARLVPAGADMSQNVPGTIGGGLVGTPGYAAPEQYLSRNVDGRADLYALGVMLFEMIAGHRPFPGNDAIQLVTAVLRDDAPTLATSNGLWVPPELADLVQRLLEREPARRPANGEELLVELSPLRDTELSPLARRTVLLRQRVPASTLVVAALTLAVVAAVVIRQQWNTRPLGPDAPVVAVLPLTNSSGDASNDYLGAGLAESLITSLASVPKVTVLSRSAVEESRQQNPDRASFVRSLDASYLVTGSVQAVAERLRVTLNLERPDASVAWGHTVEGPMSDLFALQSQLATALSDAIADQRPSAPRTAPAALATASEPAQIAYWKGRAHLDRRDLTGSTQAAIKELSDAVAADPKFALAHAGLGEAQWAMYAQTNDRPWAEKAIASTRTAIQLEPDRPSVRYIAALTLFRGGRFEEANTELERALQLQPTYEDAIRLHGTVSVRRGEVERGLDEFKKLMAIRPSSVSLFSDLGLALYTASRFPEALEAFEKAIALSPSSSINLTRAGSTAQQMGDQKRALEFYERANAIQPRAETFSNMGTIYYGLGDYAKAASAYEGALLIRPLSAITHRNLGDAYLHLGRREDAQRAYQQAVARAEAEVSVSPADARAIARLAVYQAKAGDDTAAMRSLRRAQELAPKDEQVFQRAGVVHALAGRVSDALDAIGQAIAAGATPRSVADEEDFARLRTMPRFAAMVSTPTEVKR